A single region of the Chitinophaga niabensis genome encodes:
- the rpsT gene encoding 30S ribosomal protein S20: MANHKATKKDVRQSRKRNERNRYYGKTTRNAIRDLKKLTDKAAASDNLPEVISMIDKLAKRNIIHKNKAANLKSKLSVRVNALA; this comes from the coding sequence ATGGCAAACCATAAAGCAACGAAAAAAGACGTACGTCAAAGCAGAAAGCGAAATGAGCGGAACCGTTACTACGGTAAAACTACCCGTAATGCCATACGGGACCTGAAAAAGCTGACTGATAAGGCTGCGGCTTCAGATAATTTACCTGAAGTGATCTCTATGATCGACAAACTCGCTAAGCGCAATATCATCCATAAGAACAAGGCCGCAAACCTGAAGAGCAAGCTCTCTGTAAGGGTAAACGCCCTGGCTTAA
- a CDS encoding zinc-binding dehydrogenase yields MTSGKLVVFQGPGQAFQLQSAEVRALLPGEVLVKNRYTTLCGSDLHTFCGLRKEVCPTVLGHEIVGEVMAIHPAHSGSDHNGKQLRVGDVVTWSIFSSDPESYYALHDMPQKGDNLFKYGHAKVENVEVFHGGLAEYCILKAHTAILKLPREIPLPIAATLNCAIATVAGALRIAGNLEGKNVLITGMGLLGMTCAAMCKDAGAAWIIAADITEKRLEEAMGFGADETIDLKKDNVKLPAKGIDVVFDMSGSADAMEFGIDSLAIGGSAILIGAVFNTRKLQVDAEKVIRKLLTIKGLHNYNYQDFTYALDFITRNWEKYPFGQVVGKEFSLNEVQEAFEYAVQFKPLRVGIRI; encoded by the coding sequence ATGACATCAGGTAAACTTGTTGTTTTCCAGGGGCCCGGACAGGCTTTCCAGCTGCAATCGGCTGAAGTAAGGGCTTTATTACCAGGGGAAGTACTGGTAAAGAACCGCTACACTACGCTGTGTGGAAGTGATCTTCATACTTTCTGCGGCCTGAGGAAAGAAGTGTGCCCTACTGTACTGGGCCATGAAATTGTAGGAGAAGTGATGGCTATTCACCCCGCACATTCCGGATCTGATCATAATGGCAAACAACTCCGTGTTGGTGATGTGGTCACCTGGTCTATTTTTTCCAGTGATCCGGAATCTTACTATGCACTGCACGACATGCCTCAAAAGGGAGACAACCTCTTTAAATACGGCCACGCCAAAGTAGAAAACGTTGAAGTATTTCACGGTGGCCTGGCAGAGTATTGTATCCTGAAGGCCCATACGGCCATCTTAAAACTTCCACGCGAAATTCCCCTGCCCATCGCCGCCACGCTTAATTGTGCTATTGCTACTGTTGCAGGGGCCCTGCGCATAGCAGGTAACCTGGAAGGAAAAAATGTGCTGATCACCGGTATGGGGCTGTTGGGAATGACCTGTGCTGCCATGTGCAAAGATGCAGGTGCTGCATGGATCATTGCGGCAGATATTACAGAGAAAAGGTTAGAAGAGGCAATGGGTTTCGGGGCAGATGAAACCATCGATCTGAAGAAGGATAATGTAAAGCTGCCCGCCAAAGGAATAGATGTAGTATTTGATATGAGCGGCTCAGCTGATGCGATGGAATTTGGCATTGACAGCCTGGCCATAGGTGGCAGCGCCATTCTGATAGGCGCCGTTTTTAACACCCGGAAATTACAGGTAGATGCAGAGAAAGTGATCAGGAAATTACTCACCATAAAAGGGCTGCACAACTACAACTACCAGGATTTCACCTATGCGCTGGACTTCATTACAAGGAACTGGGAGAAATATCCTTTCGGCCAGGTAGTGGGAAAAGAGTTTTCACTCAACGAAGTGCAGGAAGCGTTTGAGTATGCTGTACAGTTTAAGCCGCTCCGCGTGGGCATCAGGATCTAA
- a CDS encoding M14 family metallopeptidase produces the protein MRNFSITLLLSCLTISVSAQDFTTKYERTNTKETVTYHECIAYYKALVKHYPQLKMLEIGKTDAGYPLHLVVLSQDKDFNFESLRRKNKRIILVNNGIHPGEPDGIDASMMLLRDIVQGKRKLPANVVLAVIPLYNIGGSLNRSAFYRVDQNGPEAFGSRGNAQNLDLNRDFIKADSRNARAFQQIYQMTDPDVFVDNHVSNGADYQHIMTLLTTQHGKLGGVMGEFIHKTFEPGLYRLMKEKGYDLLPYVNHFGDTPDSGWVAYADGPRYSSGYSTLFHSFGFVPETHMLKPYKQRVEATYALMECFIRFTSENSEEISRLRKQTKEAVKTQERFPLSWAPDMSQFEYYTFKGFKAGRKPSGISGLPRLYYDRNQPYEKQIRIFNTFTGADYVNKPEAYIIPQGWWAVIELLQNNKVKMQQLANDTTIEVEAYKIEDYKTPQRPYEKHYIHNGVKVSASKQKLKFLKGDYYIPMNQTANRYLIETLEPTGGDSFFAWNFFDAILGQKEGYSTYVFEDTAAEFLKQHPEVKKELEKKRAEDSTFAQSASAQLNFVYRNSPWNEPGFMRYPVYRIVK, from the coding sequence ATGAGGAATTTCTCCATTACCTTACTACTATCCTGCCTGACAATCTCCGTTTCAGCCCAGGACTTCACCACCAAATATGAACGCACCAACACCAAAGAGACCGTTACTTACCACGAATGCATCGCTTACTATAAAGCCCTCGTAAAACACTATCCCCAGCTTAAAATGCTGGAAATAGGGAAAACCGATGCCGGATACCCCCTGCACCTGGTAGTACTCTCCCAGGACAAAGACTTCAACTTCGAAAGCCTCCGTAGAAAGAACAAACGTATCATCCTGGTAAACAACGGTATACATCCCGGCGAACCGGATGGTATTGATGCCAGTATGATGCTCCTGCGGGACATTGTGCAGGGAAAGAGGAAGTTACCGGCAAATGTGGTATTGGCAGTGATCCCCCTGTATAACATAGGCGGCTCCCTGAACCGGAGTGCTTTTTACCGGGTGGACCAGAATGGCCCCGAAGCCTTCGGTTCCCGCGGCAATGCCCAAAACTTAGATCTGAACCGGGACTTTATCAAAGCTGATTCCCGGAATGCCCGTGCCTTCCAGCAGATCTACCAGATGACAGACCCGGATGTGTTTGTAGACAATCACGTGAGCAATGGCGCTGATTATCAGCACATCATGACATTACTCACTACCCAGCACGGTAAACTGGGTGGCGTGATGGGTGAATTCATCCACAAAACCTTTGAACCCGGCCTTTATCGTTTAATGAAGGAAAAGGGCTACGATCTGCTCCCTTATGTAAATCACTTCGGGGATACACCTGATAGCGGCTGGGTAGCTTATGCGGACGGGCCAAGATATTCCAGCGGTTATTCCACCCTCTTCCATAGTTTCGGCTTTGTACCGGAAACCCATATGCTCAAACCCTATAAACAACGTGTAGAAGCAACCTATGCGCTGATGGAATGCTTTATCCGGTTCACCAGCGAAAACAGTGAAGAGATCAGCAGGTTGCGTAAACAAACAAAAGAAGCGGTAAAAACGCAGGAAAGGTTCCCCCTCAGCTGGGCACCCGATATGAGCCAATTTGAGTATTACACTTTCAAAGGGTTTAAAGCAGGAAGAAAACCCAGCGGGATCTCCGGATTACCCCGCCTCTATTATGATCGTAATCAACCTTACGAGAAACAGATCAGGATCTTCAACACCTTCACAGGAGCTGATTACGTGAATAAACCGGAGGCCTACATTATTCCACAAGGCTGGTGGGCAGTGATAGAACTGCTGCAGAACAATAAAGTGAAAATGCAACAGCTGGCGAATGATACCACCATTGAAGTAGAAGCTTATAAGATAGAAGATTATAAAACACCGCAACGCCCCTATGAAAAACACTACATTCATAATGGCGTAAAAGTGAGTGCCAGCAAGCAAAAACTCAAATTCCTGAAAGGGGATTATTACATCCCCATGAACCAAACGGCAAACCGTTACCTCATAGAAACGCTGGAACCAACTGGCGGCGATTCCTTCTTTGCCTGGAATTTCTTTGACGCGATACTTGGTCAGAAAGAAGGGTATTCAACGTATGTATTTGAAGATACGGCAGCAGAATTCCTGAAGCAGCACCCTGAAGTGAAGAAAGAACTGGAGAAGAAAAGAGCGGAGGACAGTACGTTTGCACAAAGTGCATCTGCACAGCTGAATTTTGTATACCGCAATTCTCCCTGGAATGAACCCGGGTTTATGCGTTATCCGGTATATCGCATTGTTAAGTAA
- a CDS encoding helix-turn-helix domain-containing protein, translated as MTQDGPIEKEQLVYFKIGGIIRKYRKEKDMKLLDLSAITGIGSAMLSKIENGRMIPTIPTLFTIIQKLGISPEVFFSQLNADNKFPGYYFLPKDQFTAYEKEEGAKGFEYFSILEHSMETGGAFQISILQLKPGASRPLVTTSAYEFIYVLKGKVDYMLEDKSFEMTEGDALFFDGNIAHVPLNRSRQTVSLLVFYLFTDARS; from the coding sequence ATGACACAGGATGGACCCATAGAAAAGGAACAATTGGTTTATTTTAAGATCGGTGGTATCATCAGGAAGTACAGGAAGGAAAAGGACATGAAGCTGTTAGACCTTTCAGCTATTACCGGTATTGGCTCTGCCATGCTTTCCAAGATTGAAAATGGCCGGATGATCCCTACTATTCCCACGCTTTTCACCATTATCCAGAAATTGGGTATTTCACCGGAAGTGTTTTTTTCCCAGTTGAATGCGGACAATAAATTCCCGGGGTATTATTTTCTTCCTAAGGATCAGTTCACTGCGTATGAGAAGGAGGAAGGGGCTAAGGGTTTTGAGTATTTCTCCATCCTGGAGCATAGTATGGAAACCGGCGGGGCTTTTCAGATTTCCATCCTGCAATTGAAACCAGGTGCCAGCCGCCCGTTGGTAACTACTTCTGCCTATGAATTTATTTATGTATTGAAAGGGAAAGTTGATTACATGCTGGAAGATAAATCTTTTGAAATGACAGAAGGAGATGCATTATTCTTCGATGGCAACATTGCGCATGTGCCGCTTAACAGGTCCCGCCAAACAGTTTCCCTGCTGGTATTCTATCTTTTTACAGATGCCAGGTCATAG
- a CDS encoding MFS transporter, with amino-acid sequence MRTPKHSFRNMQWKMLFITMFCYLFFYTGRHNFGWAAHAMAEELHISFEKIGWVSFSMLMGYAVGQFINGNLADHFSPRVMIPLGGLLSVLTNVAISFSYSFPLILILWTCNGYFQSMAWAPGGKLITNWWHKNERGMALGFYTMAAGASSVVTYLLSILLVQQNQHWQVLFRVPVLFLLTALVIFYIIARSKPSDAGYADIIAAAPAGTEDNWKQRYKSVLGNWRFLVACLAIGFQSMARYGLIFWVPIYFLGGNYKSDPHQIWVSLLLPIGMSTGAFSFGFISDRLFSGNRPSSISTGMLLCAVVSMTIFLLPVQTGVAAGILMFLAGFFVYGPQANFWPLCPELLGERYVGTGVGIMNMSAYLFAALGEPVMGKVMDITGRTDVVFLTVAVIALLSSVTIMFTYSAGGKYAGLRRNDYR; translated from the coding sequence ATGCGAACACCAAAACACAGCTTCCGGAACATGCAGTGGAAAATGCTTTTCATTACCATGTTCTGCTATCTCTTCTTTTATACAGGCAGGCATAATTTCGGCTGGGCTGCTCATGCCATGGCAGAAGAGCTGCACATCTCTTTTGAGAAGATAGGCTGGGTAAGTTTTTCCATGTTGATGGGATATGCTGTTGGGCAATTTATTAATGGCAATCTCGCAGACCATTTCAGCCCGCGGGTGATGATCCCTTTAGGTGGTCTTTTATCCGTACTCACCAATGTGGCCATTAGCTTCTCGTACTCCTTTCCCCTGATCTTAATATTATGGACCTGCAATGGTTATTTCCAATCTATGGCATGGGCTCCGGGCGGCAAGCTGATCACCAACTGGTGGCATAAAAATGAAAGAGGTATGGCATTAGGTTTCTACACAATGGCGGCAGGTGCCTCTTCTGTTGTTACTTACCTGCTGTCTATCTTACTTGTACAACAAAACCAGCATTGGCAGGTACTGTTCCGTGTGCCTGTATTATTCCTCCTCACAGCATTGGTGATCTTCTACATCATTGCACGCAGCAAACCTTCTGATGCAGGATATGCAGATATCATAGCAGCTGCCCCCGCAGGAACTGAAGACAACTGGAAACAACGTTATAAAAGTGTGCTGGGCAACTGGCGCTTTCTTGTAGCCTGCCTGGCCATAGGTTTTCAAAGTATGGCCAGGTATGGTTTGATCTTTTGGGTACCTATCTATTTCCTTGGCGGAAATTATAAGAGTGATCCGCATCAGATATGGGTAAGCCTGTTACTCCCCATAGGTATGTCCACTGGCGCTTTTTCCTTTGGGTTCATTTCAGACAGGCTGTTCTCAGGCAACAGGCCCTCCTCCATCAGTACGGGGATGCTGTTATGTGCCGTTGTTTCTATGACCATATTCCTGCTGCCCGTACAAACAGGTGTGGCGGCGGGGATACTGATGTTCTTAGCCGGTTTCTTTGTATACGGCCCCCAGGCCAACTTCTGGCCATTGTGCCCCGAGTTATTAGGGGAAAGATATGTAGGTACCGGTGTAGGTATTATGAACATGAGCGCCTACTTATTTGCTGCACTCGGCGAACCTGTAATGGGTAAAGTGATGGATATAACAGGGAGAACGGATGTGGTATTCCTTACCGTAGCTGTTATTGCGCTGCTGAGTTCCGTTACGATCATGTTCACTTACTCAGCAGGAGGAAAGTATGCTGGTCTCCGTAGAAATGATTATAGATGA